One Chloroflexota bacterium genomic region harbors:
- a CDS encoding EAL domain-containing protein, with protein sequence MAAVTRPHAALAGLAFGETLADPTGIRRLLRHYLARPVTAMFVAAPLVSAVLGLGNSPLLLTLSGLAALHLATDLLLERAGHPVSPDRLLQLSLITWPAGFAVMGAAGWTPLTGEFHGELIVLVGVVVAGFVGIVTQPVTAVLWGVAALAALGLGASLEGPVTGETMIAAASIAVGTFFGSVLGAILEGFLDRRRHLLQEMTRISSGGDPFVIASSFIDALTRWTAIRTASLTWFTEDGRSVLLAIRGENLPPALTQGNTLPEQRNEYMRRMAANGPWITGWAVSDDDEAYSRAVAAAGISTTAYLPMVHEGRLLGVLGVAQGEATGGRATISEEFPILVEVAEHATTALGPRLADSEARATASEMLDTVLERRLYWPVFQPIRDLSSGEIVGYEGLSRFDAPVSTGHLFHQAVIMNRLHDLEVATLKATIDASQSLPSDCWLSVNSSPHLLTDTETLAAILGSTKRPVVIELSEHELVTDYESIASALERLGPSYSLAVDDAGAGFASLRHILEARPAYVKLDLALVQGLAEDATRRALVAAMVHFAAEAGFTLIAEGVESKADLRALRVLRVHMGQGFLLGKPERIREVGFRPTLSAAERRTATGQPMRTGPQG encoded by the coding sequence ATGGCTGCGGTAACCCGTCCCCACGCGGCGCTGGCCGGGCTCGCCTTCGGCGAGACGCTGGCCGATCCAACCGGTATCCGCCGGCTGCTCCGCCACTACCTGGCGCGACCGGTGACGGCGATGTTCGTGGCCGCCCCGCTGGTGAGCGCCGTCCTGGGCCTGGGAAACTCACCGCTCCTCCTCACACTGAGCGGCCTGGCGGCCCTCCACCTCGCCACCGACCTGCTCCTGGAGCGGGCTGGTCATCCCGTCTCACCAGACCGACTCCTCCAGCTGAGCCTGATCACCTGGCCGGCGGGATTCGCCGTCATGGGCGCGGCGGGCTGGACCCCGTTGACAGGCGAATTCCACGGCGAGCTCATCGTACTGGTCGGCGTGGTGGTGGCCGGCTTCGTGGGCATCGTCACCCAGCCTGTCACCGCGGTGTTGTGGGGAGTGGCCGCCCTGGCGGCGCTGGGCCTGGGAGCCTCGCTTGAGGGACCGGTGACCGGCGAGACGATGATCGCGGCGGCGTCCATCGCGGTCGGCACGTTCTTCGGCTCCGTGCTGGGCGCGATCCTCGAAGGGTTCCTCGACCGTCGTCGCCACCTGCTCCAGGAGATGACGCGGATTTCGTCAGGCGGCGATCCGTTCGTGATCGCGTCGTCGTTCATCGACGCCCTCACGCGCTGGACGGCCATCCGCACCGCCTCGCTGACGTGGTTCACCGAGGACGGACGCTCGGTCCTGCTCGCGATCCGGGGTGAGAATCTGCCGCCGGCACTGACCCAGGGCAACACGCTCCCCGAGCAGCGCAACGAGTACATGCGCCGGATGGCGGCCAACGGCCCGTGGATCACGGGATGGGCGGTCAGCGACGACGACGAAGCCTACTCCCGCGCCGTTGCCGCAGCGGGCATCAGCACCACGGCCTACCTCCCGATGGTGCACGAGGGCCGCCTGCTGGGCGTGCTCGGCGTGGCCCAGGGCGAGGCAACCGGCGGCCGGGCCACCATTTCCGAGGAGTTCCCGATCCTGGTCGAGGTGGCGGAGCACGCCACGACGGCCCTGGGGCCGCGACTGGCCGATTCGGAAGCGCGCGCCACCGCCTCGGAGATGCTCGACACCGTCCTGGAGCGGCGCCTGTACTGGCCGGTCTTCCAGCCCATTCGCGACCTGTCCTCCGGTGAGATCGTGGGCTACGAGGGGCTCAGCCGCTTCGACGCCCCGGTGTCGACCGGGCATCTGTTCCACCAGGCCGTGATCATGAACCGGCTCCACGACCTGGAGGTCGCCACCCTGAAGGCAACGATCGACGCCTCGCAGTCCCTGCCGTCCGACTGCTGGCTAAGTGTCAACAGCTCCCCCCACCTGCTGACCGATACCGAAACCCTGGCCGCGATCCTGGGCTCGACCAAGCGCCCAGTGGTGATCGAGCTGTCCGAGCACGAGCTGGTCACCGACTACGAATCGATCGCCTCGGCGCTGGAACGTCTTGGTCCGTCCTACAGCCTGGCGGTCGACGACGCGGGGGCAGGATTCGCGAGCCTGCGCCACATCCTCGAGGCGCGCCCTGCCTATGTGAAGCTGGACCTGGCGCTGGTCCAGGGGCTGGCGGAAGACGCCACCCGTCGCGCGTTGGTGGCAGCGATGGTCCACTTCGCGGCCGAAGCGGGCTTTACGCTCATCGCGGAGGGCGTGGAATCGAAGGCCGATCTCAGGGCGTTGCGGGTCCTCCGCGTGCACATGGGCCAGGGTTTCCTGCTCGGGAAGCCGGAACGGATCCGGGAAGTGGGCTTCCGCCCGACCCTGAGTGCGGCGGAGCGGCGGACCGCGACGGGGCAGCCAATGAGGACGGGCCCGCAAGGGTAG
- a CDS encoding adenylate/guanylate cyclase domain-containing protein, protein MERPLSSRALTLIWLAGLGLSVAASSLSAANGRPPGVFLPVGISSAVYVTSGYAMARRRPANRIGYLLGAIGLFQAAQVALRHLIPVTEVANVALGPVGPVILAYVLLAYPSGVLAGRIERWAVGGIALTFALLAVATVFTVEPVAHGTSRCPPCVPNPLRITDLGVFPFIDDLNSVAVVASGLIVSVLCFRRWWLAREAARRVLAPVLFGGIVTGLGFAVIGIVSAVGLDFSLGAQVLLLLQILIPIALAVTFVYVYAARGAVSGAVVQLGASPRTEALEDALRHALGDPELIVARWSAAAGAYLDREGQRVDLDRLDVARAALRLEREGQPLATVVHDATLNVDAELVATVADAVRFSVESTELRDQLRARGGDVANLPRGEVTFLFGDLEGSTEMLSALGDAYIDVLAELRRIVREVTDRFGGRVVDARADECFLAFADPSQAMVAAGEIQRRLGDAIWPAGAAPRMRIGLHCGTPDLTADGYVGIDVHRAARVMATAQGGQIVASATVATAVGERVPQGVNLVPLGYVSLKGISEPEFLYRVVSAPD, encoded by the coding sequence ATGGAGCGCCCCCTGTCTTCCAGAGCGCTGACGCTGATCTGGCTGGCGGGGTTGGGGCTCAGCGTCGCGGCCAGCAGCCTCAGCGCGGCCAACGGGCGGCCGCCCGGGGTGTTCCTGCCGGTTGGAATCAGCAGCGCTGTATACGTCACGTCCGGGTACGCCATGGCCCGCCGGCGCCCCGCGAACCGGATCGGGTACCTGCTCGGCGCGATCGGGTTGTTCCAGGCCGCGCAGGTGGCCCTTCGACACCTGATCCCGGTGACCGAGGTCGCCAACGTGGCACTGGGCCCGGTCGGACCGGTGATCCTGGCCTATGTCTTGCTCGCCTACCCGTCCGGCGTGTTGGCGGGACGGATCGAGCGCTGGGCTGTAGGAGGCATCGCCCTCACCTTCGCCTTGCTCGCGGTTGCCACGGTGTTCACCGTTGAGCCGGTCGCGCACGGGACCAGCCGCTGCCCGCCCTGTGTTCCGAATCCGCTGCGGATCACCGACCTCGGGGTGTTTCCATTCATCGACGACCTGAACTCGGTGGCGGTCGTGGCGTCGGGCCTCATCGTCTCGGTCCTGTGCTTCCGCCGCTGGTGGTTGGCGCGAGAGGCTGCTCGCCGGGTGTTGGCCCCGGTCCTGTTCGGCGGAATCGTCACCGGGTTGGGCTTCGCGGTCATCGGAATCGTTTCCGCCGTCGGGCTCGATTTCTCCCTTGGGGCCCAGGTCCTCCTGCTACTCCAGATCCTGATCCCGATCGCCCTGGCCGTGACCTTCGTGTACGTGTACGCGGCTCGCGGCGCAGTGTCGGGAGCGGTGGTCCAGCTGGGAGCGAGTCCCCGGACCGAGGCGCTGGAGGACGCCCTGCGCCATGCCCTGGGGGATCCGGAGCTGATCGTCGCGCGCTGGTCAGCTGCGGCCGGGGCGTACCTGGATCGGGAGGGGCAGCGGGTGGACCTGGACCGGCTGGACGTGGCGCGCGCGGCGCTCCGCCTGGAACGCGAGGGTCAGCCATTGGCGACCGTTGTCCATGACGCGACTCTGAACGTGGATGCCGAGCTGGTGGCGACCGTCGCGGACGCGGTCCGCTTCTCGGTGGAGTCGACTGAGCTCCGCGACCAACTGCGGGCCCGTGGCGGGGACGTCGCCAATCTTCCGCGGGGCGAGGTGACGTTCCTGTTCGGCGACCTCGAAGGCTCGACCGAGATGCTGTCCGCGCTGGGCGATGCCTACATCGACGTCCTGGCCGAGCTGCGACGGATCGTGCGCGAGGTGACCGACCGATTCGGCGGCCGCGTGGTTGACGCGCGAGCCGACGAGTGCTTCCTCGCCTTCGCCGATCCGAGCCAAGCCATGGTCGCGGCAGGCGAGATCCAGCGTCGGCTAGGGGATGCGATCTGGCCTGCCGGGGCGGCACCGCGCATGCGGATTGGGCTTCACTGCGGGACGCCTGATCTCACGGCGGACGGATACGTGGGCATCGACGTTCATCGGGCCGCGCGGGTGATGGCCACCGCCCAGGGTGGCCAGATCGTGGCATCGGCCACGGTGGCGACCGCGGTGGGCGAGCGCGTCCCGCAGGGCGTGAACCTGGTGCCCCTTGGCTACGTCAGCCTGAAGGGGATTTCCGAACCGGAGTTCTTGTACCGGGTGGTGTCGGCGCCAGACTGA
- a CDS encoding DMT family transporter, translating into MVTSRVDWLIFLALGLMWGSSYLFIKIGVETLTPFTLIALRLGIGLMVLAAVVAVAREPLPRSPRMYGHLVVMSIVSVALPFFLITFAEQTTDSALAAIFGASVPLFVIVIAAIFLRDEPITVNRLAGLAIGFAGVLILVSPGLGAAMSGSNPLGEIALIGSSISYAVGAVYARRNVRELRPMIAAVFQVGFAFVITSVLALVLERPFATVVRPDTVISVLWLGILGSGLAYLAFFRLLGRWGATRTSLVAYLLPVVGIALGVLVLSEQMDARILLGTALVIGGVALVNSRFGQRRLFGRADAEPAAGPRP; encoded by the coding sequence ATGGTGACCTCGCGTGTCGACTGGCTGATCTTCCTGGCCCTGGGCCTGATGTGGGGCAGCAGCTACCTATTCATCAAGATCGGCGTCGAAACGCTCACGCCGTTCACGCTGATCGCGCTTCGGCTCGGGATCGGACTGATGGTGCTGGCTGCAGTCGTGGCGGTGGCTCGCGAGCCACTCCCCCGCAGCCCGCGGATGTATGGCCACCTGGTCGTCATGTCCATCGTCAGCGTTGCGCTGCCGTTCTTCCTGATCACGTTCGCCGAACAAACGACCGACTCGGCGCTGGCGGCCATTTTCGGTGCGTCAGTCCCGCTGTTCGTCATCGTCATTGCCGCGATCTTCCTGCGCGACGAACCGATCACGGTCAACCGGCTGGCCGGCCTGGCCATCGGCTTTGCCGGGGTGCTCATCCTCGTCAGCCCAGGCCTCGGCGCCGCCATGTCCGGCTCGAACCCGCTGGGCGAGATCGCGCTCATCGGTTCGTCCATCTCGTATGCCGTGGGGGCGGTGTACGCCCGGCGGAACGTCCGCGAGCTGCGACCGATGATCGCGGCTGTCTTCCAGGTGGGTTTCGCGTTCGTCATCACCTCGGTGCTGGCGTTGGTGCTCGAGCGGCCTTTTGCGACCGTCGTCCGCCCCGACACCGTGATCTCGGTCCTGTGGCTGGGGATCCTCGGCTCGGGCCTGGCCTACCTCGCCTTCTTCCGCCTGCTGGGTCGGTGGGGCGCCACGCGCACGTCGCTGGTCGCCTATCTCTTGCCGGTGGTCGGCATCGCGCTGGGCGTCCTGGTGTTGAGCGAGCAGATGGATGCCCGGATCCTGCTCGGGACGGCGCTCGTGATCGGCGGTGTGGCGCTCGTCAACAGCCGATTCGGGCAGCGGCGCCTGTTCGGTCGTGCGGACGCGGAGCCCGCGGCTGGGCCGAGGCCCTAA
- a CDS encoding DUF6498-containing protein — protein sequence MPARSLLQRAFDAYRVNSSATAAALLVLFNLVPLAGVLWLGWDLLLILALYWVENGVVGVINILKILRAEGTAPSSLRWTLNGRPMSSFNSRGRVAVAGFFAMHYGLFWVVHGVFVFTLIPAIASDPSLGPNGTIPAPLTGPNIDLGVLALGAIGLSISHGVSFWTNYLGRGEYRTLSPAQVMTQPYGRLVIMHLTILLGAFVSIFLGTPVGSLLVLIVGKTALDLAFHLRQHQPSKAVPVPND from the coding sequence ATGCCTGCGCGGAGCCTGCTGCAACGGGCGTTCGACGCCTATCGGGTCAATTCGTCGGCCACGGCCGCCGCCCTGCTCGTGCTCTTCAACCTCGTCCCCCTGGCCGGCGTCCTGTGGCTCGGCTGGGACCTGCTGCTCATCCTGGCCCTGTACTGGGTCGAGAACGGGGTAGTGGGCGTCATCAACATCCTGAAGATCTTGCGCGCCGAGGGCACGGCGCCCTCGTCCCTTCGCTGGACCCTGAACGGCCGACCCATGAGTTCGTTCAACTCGAGGGGCCGCGTCGCTGTGGCGGGGTTCTTCGCCATGCACTACGGCCTGTTCTGGGTTGTCCATGGCGTGTTCGTCTTCACCTTGATCCCGGCGATCGCCAGCGACCCGTCCCTCGGACCCAATGGAACGATTCCGGCTCCGTTGACCGGACCCAATATCGATCTCGGGGTCTTGGCTCTGGGCGCCATCGGTCTGTCCATCAGCCATGGCGTCTCGTTCTGGACGAACTACCTTGGCCGGGGCGAATACCGAACGCTGTCTCCAGCCCAGGTCATGACCCAGCCCTACGGACGGCTGGTGATCATGCACCTCACCATCCTGTTGGGCGCGTTCGTCAGCATCTTCCTGGGCACGCCGGTCGGGTCGCTGCTGGTGCTGATCGTTGGGAAAACCGCCCTGGACCTGGCCTTCCACCTGCGCCAGCACCAGCCGTCGAAGGCGGTCCCAGTCCCGAACGATTAG
- a CDS encoding nuclear transport factor 2 family protein: protein MNDIRAAAQRWAQTWQRGWEERDVEAVLTLYAPNCEYWAEPFREPYRGLDGAREYVTQSFASEHTVTAWFGDPVVDGNRAAVPWWATQIENDEPVTLAGISLLQFDADGLVVEEWDAWNGADSMRPRPPAWGGG from the coding sequence TTGAACGATATCCGAGCGGCGGCCCAACGGTGGGCTCAGACCTGGCAGCGGGGGTGGGAGGAACGGGACGTTGAGGCGGTGCTGACCCTCTACGCCCCGAATTGCGAGTACTGGGCCGAGCCGTTCCGCGAGCCGTACCGAGGCCTGGACGGCGCGCGGGAGTATGTGACCCAGTCGTTCGCGTCCGAGCACACGGTCACCGCCTGGTTCGGCGATCCGGTGGTCGACGGCAACCGGGCGGCGGTCCCGTGGTGGGCAACCCAGATCGAGAACGACGAGCCGGTGACCCTGGCCGGCATCTCGCTTCTGCAGTTCGACGCCGACGGCCTGGTGGTCGAGGAATGGGACGCCTGGAACGGCGCCGATTCGATGCGTCCGCGGCCTCCGGCCTGGGGTGGCGGCTGA
- the moaA gene encoding GTP 3',8-cyclase MoaA, which yields MAQVLTQITGLPGATHGNGIGPTPATAPAHGEGPLVDGFGRTLRALRVSVTDACQFRCLYCMPSEDMTFLPHGELLTPGEIERLVGLLVRLGITNVRLTGGEPLVRRELPDIVRRLAAMEPHGLTDLSLTTNGFLLERHVAALAEAGLQRLNVSVDSLVAETFRDITRRDALAQVLAGLRAAEAYPQLRPIKINAVALRDTTDREVRAFAELARTRGYVVRFIEFMPLDGGGRWSPDSVLTGAELKAALEASVPSDWLPLERVPMADPAQTSRVYRFADGVGEIGFINPVSEPFCDACDRLRLTAEGTLRTCLFSIDETDLRGPMRAGASDAALEELVREAAWNKELKHHIGDPGFRPPPRNMSQIGG from the coding sequence ATGGCGCAGGTTCTGACCCAGATCACGGGGCTGCCAGGCGCAACCCACGGAAACGGCATCGGTCCCACGCCCGCCACGGCCCCTGCCCACGGGGAGGGGCCGCTGGTCGACGGCTTCGGGCGGACGCTGCGCGCGCTGCGCGTGTCAGTCACCGATGCCTGCCAGTTCCGCTGCCTGTACTGCATGCCCTCGGAGGACATGACGTTCCTGCCCCACGGGGAGCTGCTCACCCCCGGCGAGATCGAGCGCCTGGTGGGCCTCCTCGTCCGGCTCGGGATAACCAACGTGCGGCTCACCGGCGGGGAGCCACTCGTCCGGCGTGAGCTGCCCGACATCGTGCGTCGCCTGGCGGCCATGGAACCCCACGGCCTGACTGACCTGTCACTCACCACCAACGGGTTCCTGCTCGAGCGCCACGTCGCCGCCCTGGCCGAGGCAGGCCTCCAGCGGCTCAACGTCAGCGTCGACTCGCTGGTGGCCGAGACCTTCCGCGACATCACGCGCCGCGACGCGCTCGCGCAGGTCCTTGCCGGTCTTCGTGCGGCGGAGGCCTACCCCCAGCTCCGACCGATCAAGATCAACGCCGTCGCCCTCCGTGACACCACCGACCGCGAGGTCCGGGCCTTCGCAGAGCTGGCCCGCACGCGCGGCTACGTGGTCCGCTTCATCGAGTTCATGCCCCTGGACGGGGGCGGCCGCTGGTCGCCCGACTCGGTCCTGACCGGAGCCGAGCTGAAGGCAGCCCTGGAGGCATCGGTCCCGTCGGATTGGCTTCCGCTGGAGCGGGTGCCCATGGCCGACCCGGCCCAGACCAGCCGGGTGTATCGGTTTGCGGACGGGGTGGGCGAGATCGGCTTCATCAACCCGGTCAGTGAGCCGTTCTGCGACGCATGCGATCGGCTGCGGCTGACCGCCGAGGGGACATTGAGAACCTGCCTGTTCAGTATCGACGAGACCGATCTGCGCGGACCTATGCGCGCCGGAGCGTCAGACGCCGCCCTGGAGGAGCTCGTCCGCGAGGCGGCCTGGAACAAGGAGTTGAAGCACCACATCGGGGACCCTGGGTTCCGGCCACCTCCCCGTAATATGTCGCAGATCGGCGGTTAG
- a CDS encoding TIGR03557 family F420-dependent LLM class oxidoreductase: MTKVGYAAMLEQFHPTELLGWCEQAEAAGFSAGFMVSEHFHPWTPQQGQAAFAWAFMGALGQRTSLPFGTAVTTPGFRYHPAVIAHAAATMGTMYPGRFWLGLGAGEALNEHVIGGEWPEIGVRSSMLFEAIEVISKLFSGEVVKHDGEYFTLESARLYTRPEKPVPIYVATAGPYNAKRTGRWADGMITVGAADEKLEMLWAKFAEGATGAGKDPDTMPKLLQIHVSWADTQAEAEAQAIREWPNGGMPFAKQDIRNPEDFANMAKLVRLEDYANRMLISADLDEHAAALQRFVEMGFWEVHVHNVGRNQAEFIRAYGERVLPQLKLG, translated from the coding sequence ATGACGAAGGTCGGCTACGCGGCCATGCTCGAGCAGTTCCATCCGACCGAGCTGTTGGGATGGTGCGAGCAGGCGGAGGCGGCCGGGTTTTCGGCCGGCTTCATGGTCAGCGAGCACTTCCACCCGTGGACCCCGCAGCAGGGCCAGGCCGCCTTCGCGTGGGCCTTCATGGGGGCGCTGGGGCAGCGGACGTCGCTGCCGTTCGGGACGGCGGTCACGACGCCGGGGTTCCGCTACCACCCCGCGGTGATCGCGCACGCCGCCGCCACGATGGGAACCATGTACCCCGGACGCTTCTGGCTGGGGCTTGGGGCCGGGGAGGCGCTCAACGAGCACGTCATCGGCGGCGAGTGGCCGGAGATCGGCGTCCGGAGCAGCATGTTGTTCGAGGCCATCGAGGTCATCTCCAAGTTGTTCTCCGGGGAGGTGGTCAAGCACGACGGGGAGTACTTCACGCTGGAATCGGCGCGGCTCTACACCCGACCCGAAAAGCCGGTACCGATCTACGTGGCCACCGCCGGGCCCTACAACGCCAAGCGAACCGGCCGATGGGCGGACGGGATGATCACGGTGGGAGCGGCGGACGAAAAGCTCGAGATGCTGTGGGCCAAGTTCGCCGAGGGCGCCACGGGGGCGGGCAAGGACCCGGACACCATGCCCAAGCTGCTCCAGATTCACGTGTCGTGGGCCGATACCCAGGCCGAGGCAGAGGCCCAGGCCATTCGCGAGTGGCCGAACGGCGGGATGCCATTCGCCAAGCAGGACATCCGCAACCCGGAGGACTTCGCGAACATGGCGAAGCTGGTCCGCCTGGAGGACTACGCCAACCGGATGCTCATCAGCGCCGACCTGGACGAGCACGCCGCCGCGTTGCAGCGCTTCGTGGAGATGGGGTTCTGGGAGGTCCACGTCCACAACGTCGGCCGCAACCAGGCGGAGTTCATCCGCGCCTATGGGGAGCGGGTCCTGCCCCAGCTCAAGCTCGGCTGA
- a CDS encoding alpha/beta hydrolase, with protein sequence MTEPTFLPTPDGRALDVYLAGPLDGIPLLFHFGTPSSGLPFDPAVETFATRGLRHVSFSRAGYGSSTRRPGRSVADVVDDVGSVLDHIGAESVYVIGWSGGGPHALATAALMPERVRGVALIGGVAPYPAEGLDWTAGMGEENIEEFGAALEGPEALIGFKERALPELVKVTGPQVADAFGDLIDDVDRGSLTGEFAEWIAACMRDALREGYWGWFDDDMAFIKPWGFDLDSLRVPVHVWQGGHDRMVPFAHGEWLAAHIPTARPHLLPEHGHLSLAVDSLPLIVDELLAD encoded by the coding sequence ATGACTGAACCGACCTTCCTGCCCACCCCGGACGGCCGGGCGCTGGACGTCTACCTCGCGGGACCGCTTGACGGGATCCCGCTCCTCTTCCACTTCGGCACGCCCTCATCCGGGCTGCCGTTCGACCCAGCGGTGGAGACCTTCGCGACACGCGGACTGCGGCATGTGAGCTTCAGTCGAGCCGGGTACGGCTCGTCGACCCGTCGACCGGGACGCTCGGTAGCCGATGTGGTCGACGACGTCGGGAGCGTGCTGGACCATATCGGTGCCGAGTCGGTCTACGTCATCGGCTGGTCGGGCGGCGGGCCGCATGCCCTGGCCACTGCGGCGCTCATGCCGGAGCGGGTCAGGGGGGTGGCCCTCATCGGTGGGGTTGCCCCGTATCCGGCCGAGGGTCTGGATTGGACCGCCGGCATGGGCGAGGAGAACATCGAGGAGTTCGGAGCCGCGCTGGAGGGACCAGAGGCGCTGATCGGGTTCAAGGAGCGGGCCTTGCCGGAGCTGGTCAAGGTCACCGGCCCGCAGGTCGCCGATGCCTTCGGGGACCTGATCGATGACGTGGACCGCGGGTCCTTGACTGGCGAATTTGCGGAGTGGATTGCCGCGTGCATGCGGGACGCGCTGCGCGAGGGGTACTGGGGCTGGTTCGACGACGACATGGCGTTCATCAAGCCGTGGGGCTTCGACCTGGATTCCCTTCGCGTGCCAGTCCACGTCTGGCAGGGGGGCCACGACCGGATGGTGCCCTTCGCCCACGGGGAGTGGCTGGCGGCGCACATTCCCACCGCCCGGCCTCACCTGCTCCCCGAGCATGGCCATCTCAGCCTGGCCGTGGACTCCCTCCCTCTAATAGTCGACGAGCTGCTGGCCGACTGA
- a CDS encoding thiolase family protein has translation MNADPARTAVVVDGLRTPFGRYGGALANARPDDMAAHVIRAVVERAGLDPESIDDVIIGAANQAGEDNRNVGRMAVLLAGLPISVPGQTVNRLCGSGMQAIVAAAHAITAGDGAVFVAGGSESMTRAPMVMAKPSAAFPRGEQTIYDTTLGWRFTNPRLADVHYPYSMGETAENVVERVGVSREDQDRFALTSHQRWAAALEAGRFADEVIPISVPGPKRGETVVVDRDEHPRPETTLEQLAGLKPAFRKDESGSVTAGNSSGINDGAAAVVVMSEARAREAGLRPMIRMRSSAVAGVDPATMGLGPVPASRLALSRAGLSVSDLDLVELNEAFAAQSLPCMRELGLDAEKVNVNGGAIAIGHPLGASGARLVATLAHEMRRRGARYGLATMCIGVGQGIATVWVSVE, from the coding sequence GTGAATGCCGATCCGGCGCGGACAGCGGTCGTCGTCGACGGGCTGCGGACCCCCTTCGGCCGCTACGGCGGAGCGCTGGCCAACGCTCGCCCCGATGACATGGCCGCGCACGTCATCCGTGCGGTGGTTGAGCGAGCCGGCCTGGATCCGGAGTCCATCGACGACGTGATCATCGGGGCCGCCAACCAGGCCGGCGAGGACAACCGCAACGTGGGCCGGATGGCCGTCCTGTTGGCGGGGCTGCCGATATCGGTCCCCGGGCAGACGGTCAATCGGCTGTGTGGATCGGGGATGCAGGCGATCGTGGCGGCGGCACATGCCATCACCGCGGGCGACGGCGCGGTCTTCGTCGCGGGCGGTTCCGAGTCCATGACCCGCGCCCCCATGGTCATGGCCAAGCCCTCCGCCGCGTTCCCGCGTGGCGAGCAGACGATCTACGACACGACCCTGGGCTGGCGCTTCACAAACCCACGCCTGGCCGATGTCCACTACCCGTACTCCATGGGGGAGACCGCCGAAAACGTGGTCGAGCGGGTGGGCGTCTCGCGCGAGGACCAGGACCGATTCGCCCTGACATCGCACCAGCGGTGGGCGGCCGCGTTGGAGGCCGGTCGGTTTGCGGACGAGGTCATACCGATATCGGTGCCGGGGCCGAAGCGGGGCGAGACGGTGGTAGTGGACCGTGATGAGCACCCGCGACCCGAAACGACCCTGGAGCAGCTGGCCGGCCTGAAGCCGGCGTTCCGGAAGGACGAGTCGGGTTCGGTGACCGCGGGGAACAGCAGCGGGATCAACGACGGGGCGGCGGCGGTGGTGGTCATGTCCGAGGCCCGCGCGCGGGAGGCAGGCCTGCGTCCCATGATCCGGATGCGGTCGTCCGCCGTGGCCGGCGTGGATCCGGCAACCATGGGCCTGGGCCCCGTCCCGGCGTCCCGCCTCGCCCTGTCGCGTGCCGGCCTGTCGGTGAGCGACCTTGACCTCGTTGAGCTGAACGAGGCCTTCGCCGCGCAATCGCTGCCGTGCATGCGGGAGCTGGGACTGGATGCGGAGAAGGTTAACGTCAATGGGGGGGCCATTGCCATCGGTCATCCGCTGGGCGCCTCCGGCGCTCGCCTGGTGGCGACGCTGGCCCACGAGATGCGCCGTCGCGGGGCCCGCTACGGGCTGGCGACCATGTGCATCGGCGTTGGGCAGGGGATCGCCACCGTCTGGGTATCGGTCGAGTAG